In Nocardia sp. NBC_01327, the genomic stretch CCCCGGCATACCGCGCTCGAGCACCAGCAGGGTCACTCCTCGATGCCGATCGGGCGAGGTGCGCACGGCGGTGATGACGAGATCACCGTTGATTCCGTTGGTGATGAACGTCTTTGCCCCATTGACCAGGAAGTGATCACCCATATCCACTGCGGCCGTGCGGATTCCGGCCACATCCGACCCCGCTCCCGGCTCGGTCATCCCGATGGCGGCAATGCTCGTCCCCGCCACGAACCCCGGCACCCAGCGCTCCCGCTGCTCCGGCGTGGTCAACTGCGTGAAGTACGGCGTGCAAATGTCATTGTGCAGCGCAAGATTCAGCCCCACCCCGGCACAATCCGCATCCATGAACTCTTCGATCAGAATCTGATTGAACCGAAAATCCCCCACCCCCAATCCCCCGTACTCCCTCGGCGCCGCAAACCCCACCAGCCCCAGCTCCCCCGCCCGCGCAAACACCCCCCGCGGCACAATCCCCGCCTCCTCCCACTCCACATAGTGCGGCGCAACCTCTTTCCGCACAAACCCCCGCGCCAACTCCGCGAACGCCCGGTGATCATCCTCGTAATGCCCACGTTCCATACCCCCATCGTCCGGCCTCCGCACACTCGGATACCAGACAATCGCGGCCAGGATGACCGCTGGCCACTACTGCCGAGGTGGGTTCTTCAGGAGGTAGTCGGTGGCGGTGCGGGCGACGGTGTAGGCGTTGTCGAGGGCTAATGGGAAGCCGGCGGTGGAGTGGTCGAGATGGTC encodes the following:
- a CDS encoding acyl-CoA dehydrogenase family protein; translated protein: MERGHYEDDHRAFAELARGFVRKEVAPHYVEWEEAGIVPRGVFARAGELGLVGFAAPREYGGLGVGDFRFNQILIEEFMDADCAGVGLNLALHNDICTPYFTQLTTPEQRERWVPGFVAGTSIAAIGMTEPGAGSDVAGIRTAAVDMGDHFLVNGAKTFITNGINGDLVITAVRTSPDRHRGVTLLVLERGMPGFERGRNLDKLGLHSQDTAELIFTDVEVPKENVLGEVGRGFEYLMRNLPQERMQIAVACLARARAGLRTTIEYVGGRTAFGQPIGGFQNTKFVLADVATEVSVAEAFVDRCVLELNAGRLTPADAAKAKLWASEMEFRCLDCCQQLFGGYGYMREYPIARAAADARVTRVYGGTSEIMREIIGRDLKLT